A single Mangrovimonas sp. YM274 DNA region contains:
- a CDS encoding DUF4265 domain-containing protein translates to MTETKEKYEKILFKYHSNVLDELTVETMWAEIIDKDKGIYKLDNIPFYGPQVATDDEFYAEFDESEKMLTYKKTTKHSGNSIVLVVITKKGFDKEIIRNRFKELDCESEGLNDTYFSMEIVKQVNYSGIRKILDEYENDGIIEFAEPCLSDKHRAELKNN, encoded by the coding sequence ATGACAGAAACTAAAGAAAAATACGAGAAAATTTTATTCAAATATCACAGCAATGTTCTTGACGAACTGACTGTAGAAACTATGTGGGCAGAAATAATTGACAAGGATAAAGGAATTTATAAATTGGACAATATTCCTTTCTACGGACCACAAGTCGCAACCGATGACGAATTTTACGCGGAATTTGACGAATCGGAAAAAATGCTGACTTATAAAAAAACAACCAAACATTCTGGAAATTCTATAGTTTTAGTAGTCATAACCAAAAAAGGATTTGACAAAGAAATTATTAGAAACCGATTTAAAGAATTGGATTGTGAAAGCGAAGGACTTAATGACACTTACTTTTCAATGGAAATTGTAAAACAAGTTAATTATTCGGGAATAAGAAAAATATTAGACGAATATGAAAATGACGGAATTATTGAATTCGCAGAACCTTGTCTATCGGACAAACATCGAGCTGAATTAAAAAACAACTAG
- the xerA gene encoding site-specific tyrosine recombinase/integron integrase has product MEVRKHISLKHLLIDNKKYIGLKFSSDKVLNSMIKELDGIEWSNDFGMYYVPNHKRNLNAIFNLFRGVAWINTNYFFEKTNAKMLDEEFDVKWFRNREKPDGYKVCPDSYLDKLELKHYANNTVKTYVSCFEKFINHYPAKDIDKLDELDVRNYLMYLVSLKWSNSYINQTINSIKFYYEMVLGMPNRFYDIERPRKQTKLPIVLSKTEVKNLLEATTNLKHKCILSLLYSAGLRLGEMLNLKPKDIDSSRMLVKVNDAKGNKDRYTLLAQSTLDDLRTYYVEYRPETYLFEGQNKEKYSTTSVGRIIDKASKKAGIKKRVTAHTLRHSFATHLLEAGTDLRYIQLLLGHNSTKTTEIYTHVASNTFNSITNPLDM; this is encoded by the coding sequence ATGGAAGTCAGAAAACATATCTCACTCAAACACCTTTTGATTGACAACAAAAAGTACATTGGGCTCAAGTTCAGTTCCGACAAAGTTCTGAACAGTATGATAAAAGAACTGGACGGCATTGAATGGAGCAATGATTTTGGAATGTACTACGTACCGAACCACAAAAGAAATCTCAATGCCATCTTCAACCTTTTCCGTGGTGTAGCTTGGATCAATACCAATTATTTTTTCGAAAAAACAAACGCAAAAATGCTCGATGAGGAATTTGATGTGAAATGGTTCAGGAACAGGGAAAAACCAGATGGTTACAAGGTATGCCCCGACTCCTACCTTGATAAACTTGAACTCAAGCATTATGCCAACAACACTGTAAAAACATACGTTTCATGCTTTGAAAAGTTTATCAACCACTACCCTGCCAAGGATATTGACAAACTGGATGAGCTTGACGTTAGAAACTATCTCATGTATTTGGTAAGCCTTAAATGGTCAAACTCCTATATCAACCAAACCATCAACAGCATCAAATTCTATTATGAAATGGTATTAGGCATGCCAAACAGATTTTATGATATTGAACGCCCTAGAAAACAAACGAAATTGCCAATTGTCCTGTCCAAAACAGAAGTAAAAAATCTACTGGAAGCGACCACCAACCTTAAACACAAATGCATCCTTTCCCTGCTGTATTCCGCTGGCCTAAGGCTCGGAGAAATGCTCAACCTAAAACCCAAAGATATTGACAGCTCTAGAATGCTTGTAAAGGTTAACGATGCCAAGGGCAACAAGGACAGATATACTCTATTGGCACAGTCAACACTTGATGATCTGAGGACGTATTATGTTGAATATAGACCAGAAACATACCTTTTCGAGGGACAAAACAAGGAAAAATACAGTACCACAAGCGTTGGAAGAATAATAGACAAAGCCTCAAAAAAGGCTGGAATAAAAAAACGAGTAACCGCCCACACTCTAAGACATAGTTTTGCAACACATCTTTTAGAGGCAGGCACCGACCTTCGATACATTCAACTCCTATTGGGACACAATTCTACAAAAACCACGGAGATTTACACCCATGTAGCCAGCAATACGTTTAATTCTATTACAAATCCACTCGATATGTAA
- a CDS encoding site-specific integrase, translated as MFTSEQIIAFAYESEYETAYDLSQKKNFSNPKIYTAKGDISKRWYVYFSFRDPKSGKLKRITPFYGETNKYKTKEERLEVLTIYRKTILKLLKQGYNPFADNTELYQKLNGKKEEEITPPAKTALDNTPKKEVEPIETEVPEVEIPQTSLREAFDFSLNIKRKLLSKTTVKGYEGRVDTFLKWIENNAPEVKNIEQLNKKVVSAFLNDMLTNTSARNRNNYRTDLSSLVQVLEDNDIIESNFIKKIPVLKSTPERNKTYSNETQEAIFEYLEEKDPILLLYIKFISYNFLRPIEVCRLKVKDINVNNRTIQFKAKNSPLKTKIIPEILWNELPNLSKMDSESVLFTPDKLGGDWDTALINKRDYFSKRFKKVVKDHFNLGTDYGLYSFRHTYITKLYRALVKESSPFEAKSKLMLITGHSSMAALEKYLRDIDAELPEDYSEMLKQTNG; from the coding sequence ATGTTTACGTCTGAACAGATTATTGCTTTTGCATACGAAAGTGAATACGAAACTGCATACGATTTGTCCCAAAAAAAGAATTTTTCCAACCCAAAAATCTACACCGCAAAGGGAGATATTTCCAAAAGATGGTATGTATATTTCTCCTTCCGAGACCCAAAATCAGGAAAACTAAAACGGATTACTCCCTTTTATGGAGAGACCAATAAATATAAAACCAAAGAAGAGCGCCTCGAAGTACTGACCATTTACAGAAAGACCATCCTGAAACTTCTAAAACAGGGCTACAACCCTTTTGCTGACAATACGGAACTCTACCAAAAACTTAACGGCAAAAAAGAAGAGGAAATCACTCCCCCTGCAAAGACCGCACTGGACAACACTCCCAAAAAGGAAGTAGAGCCGATTGAAACGGAAGTTCCCGAGGTTGAAATCCCCCAAACATCCCTTAGGGAAGCCTTTGACTTTTCACTGAACATCAAAAGGAAATTGCTCAGCAAAACAACCGTAAAGGGATACGAGGGCAGGGTTGATACTTTTCTGAAGTGGATCGAAAACAATGCTCCCGAGGTCAAGAACATTGAACAGTTGAACAAAAAAGTGGTCTCTGCATTTCTAAACGATATGTTGACCAACACCAGTGCAAGAAACAGGAACAATTACCGAACGGATTTGAGCAGTCTTGTGCAGGTCTTGGAGGACAATGACATTATAGAATCAAATTTCATAAAGAAAATACCTGTTCTTAAGTCCACCCCCGAGAGGAACAAGACCTATTCCAACGAAACCCAAGAAGCCATTTTTGAATATCTGGAAGAGAAAGACCCCATACTCCTATTATATATAAAGTTTATCTCCTATAACTTTTTGAGACCTATTGAAGTCTGTAGGTTAAAAGTAAAAGATATCAATGTAAACAATAGGACCATTCAGTTTAAGGCAAAGAACAGTCCATTGAAGACCAAGATAATCCCTGAGATTCTTTGGAACGAACTGCCTAACCTCTCAAAAATGGACAGCGAGTCCGTACTGTTCACTCCCGATAAATTGGGTGGGGATTGGGACACGGCACTCATCAACAAAAGGGACTACTTCTCAAAACGGTTCAAAAAAGTGGTTAAGGACCATTTCAATTTGGGAACCGATTATGGACTCTACAGTTTCAGGCACACCTATATTACCAAACTCTACAGGGCACTTGTGAAGGAATCCTCTCCATTTGAAGCCAAAAGCAAGCTCATGCTCATAACTGGGCATTCATCCATGGCGGCACTGGAAAAATATTTGAGGGATATCGATGCCGAACTGCCCGAAGATTATTCTGAAATGCTAAAACAAACCAATGGATAG